The proteins below are encoded in one region of Apium graveolens cultivar Ventura chromosome 4, ASM990537v1, whole genome shotgun sequence:
- the LOC141720162 gene encoding protein MRG2-like — protein sequence MPKSKTGVDLMNCSSDNSLYEEGEKVWASYSDKWYEAKVFTVVESSMTAKRYLVHYPVSILLRDSRCFNNGVGIKEILLAEENMNIEIPRMLKKQLVEDSEFVTRLGKLVKLPRTPNVDDILKKYFRFKVKKNNIHPSSDMLSGNRLRDEIQEILYGICYYFDKALPTMLLYNNERKQYEALSAENIPPSVAYGAEHLLRLFGMID from the exons ATGCCAAAATCAAAAACTGGGGTTGACTTGATGAACTGTTCCTCGGATAATAGTCTTTATGAAGAAGGTGAGAAAGTTTGGGCTTCTTATAGTGACAAATGGTATGAGGCCAAG GTGTTCACGGTTGTTGAATCTAGCATGACAGCAAAGAGATATTTGGTTCATTATCCTGTGAGTATATTGTTGAGAGATTCACGATGCTTTAATAATGG GGTTGGAATAAAAG AAATCTTGTTAGCCGAGGAGAATATGAATATTGAAATTCCAAGAATGCTAAAGAAACAACTAGTGGAGGATTCTGAATTTGTAACCCGCCTAGGCAAG CTTGTTAAGCTTCCTCGCACCCCAAATGTCGATGACATATTGAAGAAGTACTTTAGGTTCAAAGTGAAAAAGAATAACAT TCATCCATCTTCTGACATGCTTTCTGGTAATAGGTTGAGAGATGAAATACAAGAAATCTTATACGGGATATGTTATTACTTTGACAAAGCACTTCCTACAATGCTACTGTACAATAACGAGCGCAAACAATACGAAGCATTGAGTGCAGAGAACATCCCTCCTTCAGTAGCATATGGAGCTGAACATTTATTGCGTCTCTTTGGTATGATTGACTAG
- the LOC141720165 gene encoding protein MRG2-like, with translation MPKSKTGVDLMNCSSDNSLYEEGEKVWASYSDKWYEAKVFKVVESCMTAKRYLVHYPGWNKRWDEWLGTDRLMKFTDKNIQIQLAKNTKSGDKGKAKQSNKDIQNQLATNTKSGDKGKSKESDEILLAEENMNIEIPRMLKKQLVDDSEFVTRLGKLVKFPRTPNVDDILKKYFRFKVKKNKIHPSSDMLSGNRLRDEIQEILYGIRDYFDKALLTMLLYNNERKQYEALSAENIPPSVAYGAEHLLRLFVKLPEILQAVNIEEEMRMKLKHEILGLIKFLQENQSTFFLSTYQTTEDLDAEKKS, from the exons ATGCCAAAATCAAAAACTGGGGTTGACTTGATGAACTGTTCCTCGGATAATAGTCTTTATGAAGAAGGTGAGAAAGTTTGGGCTTCTTATAGTGACAAATGGTATGAGGCCAAG GTGTTCAAGGTTGTTGAATCTTGCATGACAGCAAAGAGATATTTGGTTCATTATCCT GGTTGGAATAAAAG ATGGGATGAATGGCTGGGAACTGATCGTCTGATGAAGTTTACTGATAAGAATATTCAAATTCAGTTGGCTAAGAACACTAAGTCTGGTGATAAGGGAAAAGCCAAGCAATCTAATAAAGATATTCAAAATCAGTTGGCTACGAACACTAAGTCTGGCGATAAGGGAAAATCAAAGGAGTCTGATG AAATCTTGTTAGCCGAGGAGAATATGAATATTGAAATTCCAAGAATGCTAAAGAAACAACTAGTGGATGATTCTGAATTTGTAACCCGCCTAGGCAAG CTTGTTAAGTTTCCTCGCACCCCAAATGTCGATGACATATTGAAGAAGTACTTTAGGTTCAAAGTGAAAAAGAATAAAAT TCATCCATCTTCTGACATGCTTTCTGGTAATAGGTTGAGAGATGAAATACAAGAAATCTTATACGGGATACGTGATTACTTTGACAAAGCACTTCTTACAATGCTACTGTACAATAACGAGCGCAAACAATACGAAGCATTGAGTGCAGAGAACATCCCTCCTTCAGTAGCATATGGAGCTGAACATTTATTGCGACTCTTTG TTAAGTTACCGGAGATCCTACAAGCGGTAAATATTGAAGAAGAAATGCGGATGAAGCTCAAACATGAGATACTGGGCTTGATAAA GTTTTTACAGGAAAATCAAAGTACTTTTTTCCTTTCTACTTACCAGACCACTGAAGATCTGGATGCAGAGAAGAAATCATGA
- the LOC141720164 gene encoding protein MRG1-like yields the protein MPKSKTGVDLMNCSSDNSLYEEGEKVWASYSDKWYEAKVLTVVESSMTAKRYLVHYAGWNKRWDEWLGTDRLMKFTDENIQIQLAKNTKSGHKGKAKQANEDIQNQLATNTKSGDKGKAKESDEILLAEENMNIEIPRMLKKQLVDDSEFVTSLGKLVKLPRNPNVDDILKKYFRFKVKKNNIHPSSDMLSGNRLRDEIQEILYGIRYYFDKALPTMLLYNNERKQYEALSAENIPPSVAYGAEHLLRLFVKLPEILQDVNIEEEMRMKLEHEIPGLIKFLQENQSTFLLSTYQTPEDLDAEKK from the exons ATGCCAAAATCAAAAACTGGGGTTGACTTGATGAACTGTTCCTCGGATAATAGTCTTTATGAAGAAGGTGAGAAAGTTTGGGCTTCTTATAGTGACAAATGGTATGAGGCCAAG GTGTTGACGGTTGTTGAATCTAGCATGACAGCAAAGAGATATTTGGTTCATTATGCT GGTTGGAATAAAAG ATGGGATGAATGGCTGGGAACTGATCGTCTGATGAAGTTTACTGATGAGAATATTCAAATTCAGTTGGCTAAGAACACTAAGTCTGGCCATAAGGGAAAAGCCAAGCAAGCTAATGAAGATATTCAAAATCAGTTGGCTACGAACACTAAGTCTGGCGATAAGGGAAAAGCAAAGGAGTCTGATG AAATCTTGTTAGCCGAGGAGAATATGAATATTGAAATTCCAAGAATGCTAAAGAAACAACTAGTGGATGATTCTGAATTTGTAACCAGCCTAGGCAAG CTTGTTAAGCTTCCTCGCAACCCAAATGTCGATGACATATTGAAGAAGTACTTTAGGTTCAAAGTGAAAAAGAATAACAT TCATCCATCTTCTGACATGCTTTCTGGTAATAGGTTGAGAGATGAAATACAAGAAATCTTATACGGGATACGTTATTACTTTGACAAAGCACTTCCTACAATGCTACTGTACAATAACGAGCGCAAACAATACGAAGCATTGAGTGCAGAGAACATCCCTCCTTCAGTAGCATATGGAGCTGAACATTTATTGCGTCTCTTTG TTAAGTTACCGGAGATCCTACAAGATGTAAATATTGAAGAAGAAATGCGGATGAAGCTCGAACATGAGATACCGGGCTTGATAAA GTTTTTGCAGGAAAATCAAAGTACTTTTCTCCTTTCTACTTACCAGACCCCTGAAGATCTGGATGCAGAGAAGAAATAA